In Streptomyces capitiformicae, one genomic interval encodes:
- a CDS encoding GlxA family transcriptional regulator: MPKGSSQHSPPLPHRVAIVVDEATNPFEVGVATELFGLPRPELGLPGPLYEVTLCTPQSEVRMNHGFFTMTGVAGLDAVDDADTLVVPGRPDNVVPRGPAVLDAIRCAHARGARVVSFCTGTFALAEAGVLDGRRATTHWRWADAFRELHPKVRLEPDVLYVDEGDLLSSAGSAASLDLGLHIWRLDHGAEIANAVSRRLVFAAHRDGGQRQFVERPVPHIPDESLAPVLAWAQERLDEPLSVADLAARAAVSPATLHRRFRAQLGTTPLAWLTGERVNLARRLIERGEERLDIVAERSGLGTAANLRARLRRETGLSPSAYRRRFGAGPGKRNA; the protein is encoded by the coding sequence ATGCCGAAAGGATCCTCGCAACACTCTCCACCGCTTCCGCATCGCGTCGCGATCGTCGTCGACGAAGCCACCAACCCCTTCGAGGTCGGCGTGGCGACCGAGTTGTTCGGGCTGCCGCGGCCCGAGCTGGGGCTCCCGGGGCCGCTGTACGAGGTGACGCTGTGCACGCCCCAATCCGAGGTCCGGATGAACCATGGGTTCTTCACCATGACCGGGGTGGCCGGGCTCGACGCCGTCGACGACGCGGACACCCTCGTCGTACCGGGCCGTCCGGACAACGTCGTGCCGCGCGGTCCCGCAGTGCTCGACGCCATCCGGTGCGCCCACGCGCGCGGGGCACGTGTCGTGAGCTTCTGTACCGGCACTTTCGCCCTGGCGGAGGCCGGGGTCCTCGACGGGCGCCGGGCGACCACCCATTGGCGCTGGGCCGACGCGTTCCGGGAGCTGCATCCGAAGGTGCGGCTGGAGCCGGACGTGCTGTACGTGGACGAGGGCGACCTGCTGAGCTCGGCCGGGAGCGCGGCCTCGCTCGACCTGGGGCTGCACATCTGGCGCCTGGACCACGGCGCCGAGATCGCCAACGCGGTGAGCCGGCGACTGGTCTTCGCCGCCCATCGCGACGGCGGACAGCGGCAGTTCGTGGAGCGGCCTGTTCCGCACATCCCGGACGAGTCCCTGGCCCCCGTACTGGCATGGGCCCAGGAGCGGCTCGACGAACCCCTCTCCGTCGCGGACCTCGCCGCGCGGGCGGCCGTCTCGCCCGCCACCCTGCACCGCCGTTTCCGCGCCCAGCTCGGCACGACTCCCCTGGCCTGGCTCACCGGAGAACGCGTGAACCTGGCCCGTCGGCTCATCGAACGCGGCGAGGAACGGCTCGACATCGTCGCCGAGCGCAGCGGACTCGGGACCGCCGCGAACCTCCGCGCGCGGTTGCGCCGGGAGACCGGACTGAGCCCTTCGGCCTACAGACGACGTTTCGGAGCGGGCCCCGGGAAACGGAACGCCTGA
- a CDS encoding cupin domain-containing protein yields the protein MESTEPTEPISLFDALTSFDALWSPRIVTTVNDYDVRVAKVEGEHLWHTHDHTDEFFLVIEGELHISLREPSGERTVVLPQGSVFTVPRGTEHKPYAPARAAILVLEPTGTLTVGDRHDEIPDHVDATTGHALA from the coding sequence ATGGAATCCACGGAACCCACCGAACCCATCTCCCTGTTCGACGCTCTCACCTCCTTCGACGCCCTGTGGAGCCCCCGCATCGTCACCACCGTCAACGACTACGACGTCCGCGTCGCGAAGGTCGAGGGCGAACATCTCTGGCACACCCATGACCACACCGACGAGTTCTTCCTGGTCATCGAGGGTGAACTGCACATCTCCCTGCGCGAACCGTCCGGCGAGCGCACGGTCGTCCTGCCCCAGGGTTCGGTCTTCACCGTCCCGCGAGGCACCGAGCACAAGCCGTACGCCCCGGCCCGCGCCGCCATCCTCGTCCTGGAGCCCACCGGCACCCTCACCGTGGGCGACCGCCACGACGAGATCCCGGACCACGTGGACGCGACGACGGGGCATGCGCTGGCCTGA
- a CDS encoding NHL domain-containing thioredoxin family protein codes for MNDTTTQHPTPRRVRVRAPELIGKGGWLNTGGKQYTLADLRGKIVVLDFWTFCCVNCLHVLDELRELEEKHRDTVVVIGVHSPKFAHEAEHRAVVDAVERYEVEHPVLDDPELATWKQYAVRAWPTLVVIDPEGYVVAQHAGEGHAHAIERLVAELEAEHGAKGTLRRGDGPYVAPDPEPTVLRFPGKALLLPDGDFLVSDTTRHQLVRLAADGETVVRRYGSGERGFVDGTAEHARFSEPQGLALLDNATVVVADTVNHALRRLDPATGEVSTLAGSGRQWWQGAPTSGLAWEVDLSSPWDVAVFAGKVWIAMAGVHQLWTYDPADCTVAVAAGTTNEGLVDGPGADAWFAQPSGLAATADRLWLADSETSALRWVDLDGVVHTAVGTGLFDFGHRDGAAEQALLQHPLGVTVLPDGSVAVSDTYNHALRRYDPATGEVTTLATDLREPSDAVLVGDDIVVVESARHRLTRLRLPEETVKVEAVAHRTQRAATEVAPGSLRLEVIFQAPPGQKLDERYGPSTRLLVSATPPELLLRGEGADPALSRTLELNPSISEGVLHVSAMAASCDDTASNSGSAAGANEYPACHVHQQDWGVPVRITDGGADRLPLVLAGMDESL; via the coding sequence ATGAACGACACCACGACCCAGCACCCGACACCCCGCCGTGTCCGTGTCCGCGCCCCCGAGCTGATCGGCAAGGGCGGCTGGCTGAACACGGGCGGGAAGCAGTACACCCTCGCTGACCTGCGGGGAAAGATAGTGGTGCTCGATTTCTGGACATTTTGCTGCGTGAACTGCCTGCACGTCCTGGACGAGCTGCGGGAGCTGGAGGAGAAGCACCGGGACACGGTGGTGGTCATCGGGGTGCACTCGCCGAAGTTCGCGCACGAGGCGGAGCACCGGGCGGTGGTCGACGCCGTGGAGAGGTACGAGGTGGAGCACCCCGTCCTCGACGATCCGGAGCTCGCGACATGGAAGCAGTACGCGGTACGGGCCTGGCCGACGCTCGTGGTGATCGACCCGGAGGGGTATGTCGTCGCCCAGCACGCGGGCGAGGGGCATGCCCACGCCATCGAGCGGCTGGTGGCGGAGCTGGAGGCCGAGCACGGGGCGAAGGGCACGCTACGGCGCGGCGACGGGCCGTATGTGGCGCCGGATCCGGAGCCGACGGTGCTGCGTTTTCCCGGCAAGGCGCTGCTCCTCCCGGACGGCGACTTCCTGGTCAGCGACACGACCCGGCACCAGCTGGTCCGGCTGGCGGCGGACGGCGAGACCGTCGTACGGCGCTACGGATCCGGTGAGCGCGGATTTGTGGACGGCACCGCCGAGCACGCCCGCTTCAGCGAGCCGCAGGGGCTGGCGCTGCTGGACAACGCCACCGTGGTCGTCGCCGACACCGTGAACCACGCCCTGCGCCGCCTCGACCCGGCCACCGGTGAGGTCTCGACCCTCGCCGGCAGCGGCCGCCAGTGGTGGCAGGGGGCGCCGACCTCGGGTCTCGCGTGGGAGGTCGACCTGTCCTCGCCGTGGGACGTGGCCGTCTTCGCCGGCAAGGTCTGGATCGCCATGGCCGGTGTCCACCAGCTGTGGACGTACGACCCGGCCGACTGCACCGTGGCCGTGGCGGCGGGTACGACGAACGAGGGGCTCGTGGACGGGCCGGGGGCGGACGCCTGGTTCGCGCAGCCGTCGGGGCTCGCGGCCACCGCCGACCGGCTGTGGCTGGCCGACTCCGAGACGTCCGCGCTGAGATGGGTGGACCTCGACGGGGTGGTCCACACGGCGGTCGGCACCGGGCTCTTCGACTTCGGGCACCGTGACGGCGCGGCCGAACAGGCGCTGCTCCAGCATCCGTTGGGGGTCACGGTCCTGCCCGACGGTTCGGTGGCGGTCAGCGACACGTACAACCACGCGCTGCGGCGCTATGACCCGGCGACGGGTGAGGTGACCACGCTTGCCACGGATCTGCGGGAGCCGAGCGACGCGGTGCTCGTCGGGGACGACATCGTGGTCGTCGAGTCGGCGAGACACCGGCTCACTCGGCTGCGGCTGCCGGAGGAGACCGTGAAGGTCGAGGCCGTCGCCCACCGCACGCAGCGCGCGGCCACCGAAGTCGCCCCCGGCAGCCTGCGGTTGGAGGTCATCTTCCAGGCCCCGCCCGGCCAGAAGCTCGACGAACGGTACGGCCCGTCGACCCGTCTCCTCGTCTCCGCAACCCCGCCCGAGCTGCTGCTCCGGGGCGAGGGCGCGGACCCGGCCCTGTCCCGCACGCTGGAGCTCAACCCGTCCATATCCGAGGGCGTACTGCACGTCTCGGCGATGGCGGCCTCCTGCGACGACACGGCGTCCAACAGCGGCTCCGCCGCGGGTGCCAACGAGTACCCGGCCTGCCACGTCCACCAGCAGGACTGGGGCGTGCCGGTCCGGATCACGGACGGCGGGGCGGACCGGCTGCCGCTGGTACTGGCGGGGATGGACGAGAGTCTCTAG
- a CDS encoding M28 family metallopeptidase — protein MPVLFFDIGATLADAREEVDGSLTLVPRPRVLAVLDAFGDVRKGVISNPGPGEGAAERAASALREAFPGRFTDDALIHWGPKNSREIFDEAVAGTAGEGIPASAAGECVFVGEDHQERAFAGQAGLRTAAHPVFTGAALENRPVLWARIELPEDRGLPALETVANRTEVVPVHIASARLVLAMASMRGAAALEQAGFTVDLRGPVEDTAAFLIRDDRPLTPAQGFEDVPERATTRATSAFGVVADELAGLTAPPLLPLGPAPGGVYVAVPAGAPIEDVHLPGAKPGHTERLLPDPALLSRPGEAWAQGLAAGPTERMEGATEVPAEPGRPASAAGDGRPSPETIAAVRAAVTPQALRGHVARISGVEPLRDGEALLVRSRDASAADNPRVVEALADRFQNLGLDVRLHRFRWRGRPLFNVEAEHRVAGADSTVLITAHLDSTASNGAFVDENGDPRPYDPTVDPAPGADDDGSGTAAVMAAAECLHHLLAEGRTPTRNVRFVLFNAEEQGLVGSKFYARAAAAADDRIAGVFQMDMIAGRQQGSTPTVEIHAGSSVPGPVVDASDRLGALVADTVPAVDPAVTVQQLMGPSDPAIGRSDHASFHERGWAAIAVSEDIFAPDGGPGTGTRQYHTPGDTLIDRDHSPEFAATVARSVTATALTLAGL, from the coding sequence ATGCCCGTGCTCTTCTTCGACATAGGAGCGACCTTGGCGGATGCCCGGGAGGAGGTGGACGGTTCGCTGACGTTGGTGCCCCGGCCCCGCGTCCTCGCCGTGCTCGACGCCTTCGGCGACGTACGCAAGGGCGTCATCTCCAACCCGGGCCCGGGTGAAGGCGCCGCGGAGCGGGCCGCGTCAGCCCTGCGGGAGGCGTTCCCCGGCCGGTTCACGGACGACGCGCTCATCCATTGGGGCCCCAAGAACAGCCGGGAGATCTTCGACGAGGCGGTCGCCGGCACGGCGGGCGAGGGGATCCCGGCCTCCGCGGCCGGCGAATGCGTCTTCGTGGGTGAGGACCACCAGGAGCGCGCGTTCGCCGGGCAAGCCGGGCTGCGTACGGCGGCCCACCCCGTGTTCACCGGCGCCGCCCTGGAGAACCGTCCTGTCCTCTGGGCTCGGATCGAGCTGCCCGAGGACCGGGGGCTGCCCGCACTGGAGACGGTCGCGAACCGGACCGAGGTCGTTCCCGTGCACATCGCCTCCGCGCGGCTCGTGCTGGCCATGGCGAGCATGCGCGGCGCCGCGGCACTCGAACAGGCCGGGTTCACGGTCGACCTGCGGGGGCCGGTGGAGGACACGGCGGCCTTCCTGATCCGCGACGACCGCCCCCTCACCCCCGCCCAGGGCTTCGAGGACGTCCCGGAGAGGGCGACGACCCGTGCCACGTCCGCTTTCGGCGTCGTAGCCGACGAACTCGCCGGCCTCACGGCCCCGCCGCTCCTCCCACTGGGCCCCGCGCCGGGCGGTGTCTATGTCGCCGTTCCCGCCGGCGCTCCGATCGAGGACGTCCACCTGCCGGGCGCGAAGCCCGGCCACACCGAGCGACTGCTTCCGGATCCGGCGCTCCTCTCCCGCCCCGGCGAGGCATGGGCGCAAGGACTCGCCGCAGGCCCTACGGAACGGATGGAAGGCGCTACGGAAGTTCCGGCGGAGCCGGGCCGACCCGCGTCGGCAGCCGGTGACGGCCGCCCTTCCCCGGAGACGATCGCCGCGGTACGGGCGGCCGTGACCCCCCAGGCACTGCGCGGCCATGTCGCGCGCATCTCCGGTGTCGAACCGCTCAGAGACGGCGAGGCGCTGCTGGTGCGCAGTCGGGACGCGTCCGCCGCGGACAACCCCCGAGTCGTCGAGGCGCTCGCGGACCGCTTCCAGAACCTCGGCCTGGATGTACGACTGCACCGGTTCCGGTGGCGCGGACGCCCGTTGTTCAACGTGGAGGCCGAGCATCGTGTGGCCGGGGCGGACTCCACGGTTCTCATCACGGCGCATCTGGACTCCACTGCCTCCAACGGCGCATTCGTCGACGAGAACGGCGACCCGCGCCCCTACGACCCCACCGTGGACCCCGCACCGGGCGCCGACGACGACGGCAGCGGAACCGCCGCCGTCATGGCCGCGGCCGAGTGCCTGCACCACTTGCTCGCGGAGGGCAGGACACCGACCCGGAACGTGCGCTTCGTGCTCTTCAACGCCGAGGAACAGGGCCTGGTCGGCAGCAAGTTCTACGCGCGGGCCGCCGCCGCGGCGGACGACCGTATCGCCGGTGTGTTCCAGATGGACATGATCGCGGGGCGTCAGCAGGGCAGCACACCCACCGTCGAGATCCACGCCGGTTCCTCGGTGCCGGGTCCGGTCGTCGACGCATCCGACAGGCTGGGCGCTCTCGTCGCGGACACCGTCCCCGCCGTCGACCCCGCGGTGACGGTCCAACAGCTCATGGGCCCCTCCGATCCTGCGATCGGACGGAGCGACCACGCCAGCTTCCACGAGCGGGGGTGGGCGGCCATCGCTGTCTCCGAGGACATCTTCGCTCCGGACGGCGGGCCCGGTACGGGCACCAGGCAGTACCACACACCGGGAGACACCCTCATCGACCGGGATCACAGCCCGGAGTTCGCGGCCACGGTCGCCCGCTCCGTCACGGCGACCGCGCTCACTCTGGCCGGCCTGTAA
- a CDS encoding M36 family metallopeptidase codes for MTQLIDKRDLQYDRLARVRGAEAFLAQTDRVAESVHHTLIADDSKVNRFTGHLTELRVEGAPADLAERAGAEAADGDYIVRAKEYLSSVSEAIGFAAGEPAEFEADPKVTSTSGGMRVVSLQQTLNGIDVWGMAPKVWLRQDGTVDRVVGDTASVPSNVPTMPAVPVETALAAGAAKAAEPVTIDGLFGTDELPALDLSEGLRRLSSQARNDQPMTFDKGAFDEAIPARLVYFYMGDTVRLAWSFRFSRAKGAVQYHALVEADERTPDKAAPQVLYLQDLTNHVVGGLVFRQNPAETGYALASFPLPLSDYPVEPPPEPLPGFPGPWAERQNGQVATAGNNVHAVDGDTGESFKVGVDTSGNGVFAPNPDTPEQLVTNIFFFCNYMHDFFVMLDFTEEHGNFQTVNFSGLGHGADPVVALAHPGPVFGTANMLTPPDGRAAEMNMGLVAGTGRHTANDAHVVFHEFTHGVTNRLVGGLHDANGLREDQSRAMGEGWSDYFALTIPNFFREREHIVVGAWVVDDPGGIRQRPYDDRYPGGFGDIGQAKGGLDYTRIHNVGEIWCAALMEMTRRISAELGSKERGYRVAWQAVVDGLKLTPKNPSFLTARGAILRALKDLKGTAFTEAEYPEVRKAAWGSFARYGMGFDAFCPNASFFGCRAGIQLPPAGHED; via the coding sequence ATGACACAGCTGATCGACAAGCGGGATCTGCAGTACGACCGGCTCGCCCGGGTCCGGGGCGCCGAAGCGTTCCTCGCCCAGACCGATCGTGTGGCGGAGTCGGTGCACCACACCCTCATCGCCGACGACAGCAAGGTGAACCGCTTCACCGGGCACCTGACCGAGCTGCGGGTGGAGGGCGCACCGGCCGACCTCGCCGAACGGGCGGGCGCCGAGGCCGCCGACGGCGACTACATCGTCCGCGCCAAGGAGTACCTTTCCTCGGTCTCGGAGGCGATCGGCTTCGCCGCCGGAGAGCCCGCCGAGTTCGAGGCCGATCCGAAGGTGACGTCCACGAGCGGCGGCATGCGCGTGGTCAGCCTCCAGCAGACACTCAACGGCATCGACGTGTGGGGCATGGCTCCCAAGGTGTGGCTGCGCCAGGACGGCACGGTCGACAGAGTCGTCGGCGACACGGCGAGCGTGCCGAGCAATGTGCCCACGATGCCGGCGGTGCCGGTCGAGACGGCTCTGGCCGCCGGCGCCGCGAAGGCCGCCGAACCGGTCACGATCGACGGCCTCTTCGGCACCGACGAACTGCCGGCTCTGGACCTCTCGGAAGGCCTCCGCCGACTGAGCTCCCAGGCACGCAACGACCAGCCGATGACGTTCGACAAAGGCGCCTTCGACGAGGCGATCCCCGCGCGGCTCGTGTACTTCTACATGGGCGACACCGTCCGACTCGCCTGGTCGTTCAGGTTCTCGCGCGCGAAGGGAGCCGTGCAGTACCACGCGCTCGTGGAGGCCGACGAGAGAACGCCGGACAAGGCCGCGCCCCAGGTCCTCTACCTCCAGGACCTGACGAACCATGTCGTCGGAGGACTGGTGTTCCGGCAGAACCCGGCCGAGACCGGGTACGCCCTGGCTTCCTTCCCGCTACCGCTGAGCGACTATCCGGTCGAACCGCCGCCCGAACCGCTGCCCGGGTTCCCCGGGCCATGGGCCGAGCGGCAGAACGGGCAGGTGGCGACCGCGGGGAACAACGTGCACGCCGTCGACGGGGACACCGGTGAAAGCTTCAAGGTCGGCGTCGACACGTCGGGCAACGGGGTGTTCGCCCCGAACCCGGACACACCCGAGCAACTCGTCACCAACATCTTCTTCTTCTGCAACTACATGCACGACTTCTTCGTGATGCTCGACTTCACGGAGGAGCACGGCAACTTCCAGACCGTCAATTTCTCGGGCCTGGGCCACGGCGCCGACCCGGTCGTCGCCCTCGCGCATCCCGGCCCGGTCTTCGGGACGGCCAACATGCTCACGCCCCCCGACGGTCGGGCGGCGGAGATGAACATGGGGCTGGTCGCCGGCACCGGACGGCACACGGCCAACGACGCACACGTCGTCTTCCACGAGTTCACGCACGGTGTGACCAACCGGCTGGTCGGCGGCCTGCATGATGCCAACGGTCTGCGCGAGGACCAGTCCCGGGCGATGGGCGAGGGCTGGTCGGACTACTTCGCACTCACCATCCCCAACTTCTTCCGGGAGCGGGAGCACATCGTCGTCGGCGCCTGGGTCGTCGACGACCCGGGCGGCATCCGCCAGCGGCCGTACGACGACCGCTACCCCGGTGGCTTCGGGGACATCGGGCAGGCCAAGGGCGGGCTCGACTACACGAGGATCCACAATGTCGGCGAGATCTGGTGCGCCGCGCTCATGGAGATGACCCGCCGGATCAGCGCGGAACTCGGCAGCAAGGAGCGCGGCTACCGGGTCGCCTGGCAGGCCGTCGTCGACGGGCTGAAACTTACCCCGAAGAACCCGTCGTTCCTCACCGCCCGTGGCGCGATCCTGCGGGCCCTGAAGGACCTCAAGGGCACGGCGTTCACCGAGGCCGAGTACCCCGAGGTCCGCAAGGCGGCCTGGGGTTCCTTCGCCCGCTACGGCATGGGCTTCGACGCCTTCTGCCCCAACGCGTCCTTCTTCGGCTGCCGGGCCGGTATCCAGCTGCCCCCGGCCGGACACGAGGACTGA
- a CDS encoding polyprenyl synthetase family protein — translation MTAEPGVGLGPSAVESVLTRYRDLTMARLLSDIPDSAEDELYSLVRDYPSRSGKGLRPALCLAVCRALGGDIEKAIDSAVAIELTHNAFLILDDVQDGSEMRRGAPTLPAEYGLGVAVNVGSATNLLALQHLMANRWALGPNLAWAILQESALMMRHSLEGQAIEVGWIRNNACDLVDDDYYRMCMKKSSWYTCIHPCRVGALVAEGKHRATARFDRYGCYLGAAFQIQDDLLNLTGHYSRYGKEISGDLREGKRTLVLIEYMRRCTAAQRARMERFLGRTRAARTEDEVRWVRDELLASGCVETVRARARALADEAHREALKAFDDNPDSEDKQFLLDLPYYMVERDS, via the coding sequence ATGACCGCCGAACCGGGCGTGGGCCTCGGCCCCTCAGCCGTGGAATCCGTTCTCACGCGCTACCGCGACCTCACGATGGCGCGGCTGCTGTCGGACATTCCGGACTCGGCGGAGGACGAGCTGTACAGCCTCGTGCGCGACTACCCCAGCCGATCCGGCAAGGGTCTGCGCCCGGCGCTGTGCCTGGCGGTGTGTCGGGCGCTCGGCGGCGACATCGAGAAGGCGATCGACTCGGCGGTCGCCATCGAGCTCACCCACAACGCGTTCCTCATCCTCGACGACGTACAGGACGGCAGCGAGATGCGCCGCGGGGCGCCGACGCTGCCCGCCGAGTACGGCCTCGGGGTCGCGGTCAACGTCGGCAGCGCGACCAATCTTCTGGCGCTGCAGCACCTGATGGCCAACCGGTGGGCACTCGGACCCAACCTCGCGTGGGCGATCCTCCAGGAATCCGCGCTGATGATGCGCCATTCGCTGGAAGGGCAGGCGATCGAAGTCGGCTGGATCCGGAACAACGCCTGCGACCTGGTCGACGACGACTACTACCGGATGTGCATGAAGAAGTCGTCCTGGTACACGTGTATCCACCCTTGTCGCGTCGGCGCCCTCGTGGCCGAGGGCAAGCACAGGGCGACGGCCCGTTTCGACCGCTACGGCTGCTACCTCGGTGCCGCGTTCCAGATCCAGGACGACCTGCTCAACCTGACCGGCCACTACTCGCGGTACGGCAAGGAGATCTCCGGGGATCTCCGGGAGGGCAAGCGCACGCTCGTCCTCATCGAATACATGCGCCGCTGTACCGCCGCCCAGCGGGCGCGGATGGAGCGCTTCCTGGGCAGGACCCGTGCCGCCCGCACCGAGGACGAGGTGCGGTGGGTACGCGACGAACTGCTCGCGTCGGGCTGCGTCGAGACCGTACGGGCGAGGGCGAGGGCCCTCGCCGACGAGGCTCACAGGGAGGCGCTCAAGGCGTTCGACGACAATCCCGACTCCGAGGACAAGCAGTTCCTGCTCGACCTGCCGTACTACATGGTGGAGCGGGACAGCTGA
- a CDS encoding DUF6458 family protein — protein sequence MGLGGCIILIAVGAILTFATDWDMQGVNLDLVGVIFMIVGLIGVATFSSIARRRRVVVPPATPVIDDDRHRHHRDGYQGY from the coding sequence ATGGGCCTGGGCGGGTGCATCATTCTGATCGCCGTGGGGGCCATCCTCACGTTCGCCACCGACTGGGACATGCAAGGGGTCAACCTCGACCTGGTCGGCGTCATCTTCATGATCGTCGGACTCATCGGAGTCGCGACGTTCAGCAGCATCGCCAGGCGGAGGCGCGTCGTGGTGCCGCCCGCGACGCCCGTCATCGACGATGACCGGCACCGCCATCACCGCGACGGCTACCAGGGGTACTGA
- a CDS encoding M18 family aminopeptidase: MRTPPRFDRGHTDDLMTFLAASPSPYHAVASAAERLEKAGFRQVSETDAWDGTLGGKYVLRGGAIIAWYVPEGATPHTPFRIVGAHTDSPNLRVKPRPDSAAHGWRQVSVEIYGGPLLNSWLDRDLGLAGRLSLRDGTSRLVNIDRPLLRVPQLAIHLDRTVSSEGLKLDKQRHLQPIWGLGDDVRDGDLIAFLEEESGLPKGEVTGWDLMTHSVEPPAYLGRDKELLAGPRMDNLLSVHAGTAALAAVATSGDELPHIPVLAAFDHEENGSQSDTGADGPLLGGVLERSVFARGGSYEDRARAFAGTVCLSSDTGHAVHPNYAERHDPTHHPRADEGPILKVNVNNRYATDGSGRAIFAAACERAGVPLQTFVSNNSMPCGTTIGPITAARHGIRTVDIGVAILSMHSARELCGAKDPYLLANALAAFLEG, encoded by the coding sequence ATGCGCACACCCCCACGCTTCGATCGCGGCCACACCGACGACCTCATGACCTTCCTGGCGGCCAGCCCGTCCCCGTACCACGCGGTGGCGAGCGCCGCGGAACGGCTGGAGAAGGCCGGCTTCCGACAGGTCTCGGAGACCGACGCATGGGACGGCACCCTGGGCGGCAAGTACGTGCTGCGCGGCGGCGCGATCATCGCCTGGTACGTGCCGGAGGGCGCCACCCCGCACACCCCGTTCCGCATTGTCGGCGCCCACACCGACTCCCCCAACCTGCGCGTCAAACCCCGCCCGGACAGCGCAGCGCACGGCTGGCGCCAGGTCTCCGTCGAGATCTACGGCGGCCCGCTGCTCAACTCCTGGCTGGACCGCGACCTCGGCCTCGCCGGCCGTCTCTCCCTGCGTGACGGCACCAGCCGCCTGGTCAACATCGACAGGCCCCTCCTCCGCGTCCCCCAACTGGCCATCCACCTCGACCGCACGGTCAGCTCCGAGGGCCTCAAACTCGACAAGCAGCGTCACCTCCAGCCCATCTGGGGCCTGGGCGACGACGTCCGCGACGGCGACCTGATCGCCTTCCTGGAGGAGGAGTCGGGCCTCCCCAAGGGCGAGGTCACCGGCTGGGACCTGATGACCCACTCCGTCGAACCGCCCGCGTACCTGGGACGCGACAAGGAACTCCTCGCCGGTCCCCGCATGGACAACCTCCTCTCCGTGCACGCCGGTACGGCCGCGCTCGCCGCCGTCGCCACCTCCGGCGACGAACTCCCCCACATCCCCGTCCTCGCCGCCTTCGACCACGAGGAGAACGGCTCGCAGAGCGACACCGGCGCCGACGGGCCGCTCCTCGGCGGCGTACTGGAGCGCTCGGTATTCGCCCGCGGCGGCTCGTACGAGGACCGGGCGCGCGCCTTCGCCGGTACGGTCTGCCTCTCCTCGGACACCGGTCACGCCGTCCACCCCAACTACGCGGAGCGCCACGACCCGACGCACCACCCCCGCGCCGACGAAGGCCCGATCCTCAAGGTCAACGTCAACAACCGCTATGCCACGGACGGTTCGGGCCGCGCGATCTTCGCCGCCGCCTGCGAGCGGGCCGGCGTGCCCTTGCAGACCTTCGTCTCCAACAACTCCATGCCCTGCGGCACCACCATCGGCCCGATCACCGCCGCCCGGCACGGCATCCGTACCGTCGACATCGGCGTCGCCATCCTCTCCATGCACAGCGCCCGCGAACTGTGCGGCGCCAAGGACCCGTACCTCCTGGCGAACGCGCTGGCGGCGTTCCTGGAGGGCTAG